One Streptomyces sp. CNQ-509 DNA window includes the following coding sequences:
- a CDS encoding amidase family protein, with translation MSTVPATADGPPTAAAEEALRRAQAPGARETVITLTADRARREARLGADRHRSGCPAGPVDGLTVVYKDNIDVAGTVTTAGSRTRADLPAAVRDAAVARRLSAAGTVTVAKVNLAEFALGGLGTNAHYGTPRNPRLPGAAPGGSSSGAAVAVAAGIAEIGVGTDTSGSVRVPAALCGLVGWRPSRGRYPRAGVLPLAPSLDTVGLITRTVPRLLAADAALRPDRARPAPVRPSEVTLVVPDDADVPEMPDPPVRARFELALTALEQAGVRIVRRAVGALTSVRLLQERYGPLVAHEAATTLPGQLTRGGEALLDPRVRERLEQSLAIADPAARRALLALRAPSQKRLDRDLEGALLAVPTTPCTAPALADVARAEAWHRFSARLLATTMLASFLDLPGVSLPMGPAGGPPTGLLLSGPPGADERVLAVAACLAPHLTPNRRPLVGTPPPEHRSGVRSSPESR, from the coding sequence GTGAGCACGGTCCCGGCCACCGCCGACGGCCCACCGACGGCCGCGGCCGAGGAGGCGCTGCGAAGGGCGCAGGCTCCGGGTGCGCGGGAGACCGTCATCACGCTCACCGCGGACCGCGCCCGGCGGGAGGCGAGACTCGGAGCCGACCGGCACCGCAGCGGGTGCCCGGCCGGGCCGGTGGACGGGCTGACGGTCGTCTACAAGGACAACATCGACGTGGCCGGCACCGTCACCACCGCCGGGTCCCGCACCCGGGCCGACCTGCCTGCAGCCGTCCGGGACGCCGCGGTGGCCCGCCGCCTGTCGGCCGCCGGGACAGTCACCGTCGCCAAGGTGAACCTGGCCGAGTTCGCCCTCGGCGGGCTGGGCACCAACGCGCACTACGGAACGCCCCGCAACCCGCGTCTGCCCGGCGCGGCGCCGGGGGGATCCTCCTCCGGCGCGGCCGTGGCGGTGGCCGCGGGCATCGCGGAGATCGGCGTCGGCACCGACACCTCCGGCTCCGTACGCGTGCCCGCCGCCCTGTGCGGTCTGGTGGGCTGGCGGCCGTCGCGAGGCCGCTACCCCCGCGCGGGAGTCCTGCCCCTGGCGCCCTCCCTGGACACCGTCGGGCTGATCACCCGAACCGTGCCCCGGCTGCTGGCCGCCGACGCCGCCCTGCGGCCGGACCGGGCCCGTCCGGCGCCGGTCCGGCCGTCGGAGGTGACGCTGGTGGTGCCCGACGACGCCGACGTGCCGGAGATGCCGGACCCGCCGGTCAGGGCCCGGTTCGAGCTTGCGCTGACCGCCCTGGAGCAGGCCGGGGTGCGGATCGTCCGCCGCGCAGTGGGCGCGCTCACCTCCGTACGGCTCCTGCAGGAGCGGTACGGGCCGCTGGTGGCGCACGAGGCGGCCACCACGCTGCCGGGGCAGTTGACCCGCGGCGGGGAGGCGCTGCTCGACCCGCGGGTGCGCGAGCGCCTGGAGCAGTCCCTGGCCATCGCCGATCCCGCCGCCCGCCGTGCCCTGCTGGCGCTGCGGGCTCCGTCGCAGAAGCGCCTCGACCGGGACCTGGAGGGCGCGTTGCTGGCCGTCCCCACCACCCCCTGCACGGCTCCCGCGCTGGCGGACGTCGCCCGCGCCGAAGCCTGGCACCGCTTCAGCGCCCGGCTGCTCGCCACCACCATGCTCGCCAGCTTCCTGGACCTGCCGGGCGTCTCCCTGCCCATGGGACCGGCCGGCGGGCCGCCCACCGGGCTGCTGCTGTCCGGCCCGCCCGGCGCGGACGAACGGGTGCTGGCGGTCGCCGCGTGCCTGGCTCCCCACCTCACCCCGAACAGGCGGCCCCTCGTCGGCACGCCTCCACCGGAGCACCGCTCGGGTGTCCGATCCTCCCCCGAAAGCCGCTGA
- a CDS encoding cytosine permease yields MTAQSPPHATVQAEPPPAFDVHGVEPIPEHGRDSSARDQWWIWVGANVAPINWVLGALGISLGLSLLETLVVIAAGNALGCAVFGAFNLMGHRTGVNQMVLGRAAFGQRGAIIPGVVQGVLTMGWVGVNTWVILDLAITLLAKLGVHGGDGLKYLVAGVIMALQLGLAVFGFYAIRTFEKWTVPATVAVMAVMTVLSLTQVDVHWGGGSAEGGGETFTAVTQLLTAIGVGWGVSWVPYSADYSRFVAPGVPGRRVFWATALGMYVPTVWLAALGACLASAGKGGDPSHLVVAAFGAMALPVLLLIMHGPVATNILNLYSCALAALSIGVRLARWKVTLLAGVVATGVLLVFMQSDSFAQSFDHWMVSILVWISPWAGVMMTEFFVLREGRIDVASLYTADGPRWRGRALVALGTGIAAGWCWQYGLVSAMQGPLARALGNTDFSWLAGGLVAGGLHFLLARREERAAGRASAVAGTTR; encoded by the coding sequence ATGACAGCGCAGAGCCCGCCGCACGCCACCGTCCAGGCGGAGCCGCCGCCCGCGTTCGACGTACACGGGGTGGAGCCGATCCCGGAGCACGGACGTGACTCCTCGGCACGCGACCAGTGGTGGATCTGGGTGGGCGCCAACGTGGCACCCATAAACTGGGTCCTCGGCGCACTGGGGATATCCCTGGGCCTGAGCCTGCTGGAGACCCTGGTGGTCATCGCAGCCGGGAACGCCCTCGGGTGCGCAGTGTTCGGCGCGTTCAACCTCATGGGGCACCGCACCGGAGTCAACCAGATGGTGCTGGGTCGGGCGGCCTTCGGACAGCGCGGGGCGATCATCCCCGGGGTGGTCCAGGGGGTGCTGACGATGGGCTGGGTCGGGGTCAACACCTGGGTGATCCTGGACCTGGCGATCACGCTCCTCGCCAAGCTGGGCGTCCACGGCGGCGACGGGCTGAAGTACCTGGTGGCCGGGGTGATCATGGCCCTGCAGCTCGGGCTGGCCGTCTTCGGGTTCTACGCCATCCGAACGTTCGAGAAATGGACGGTGCCGGCGACGGTGGCGGTGATGGCCGTGATGACGGTGCTGTCGCTGACGCAGGTGGACGTGCACTGGGGCGGCGGCAGCGCCGAAGGGGGCGGGGAGACGTTCACCGCGGTCACCCAGCTCCTGACCGCGATCGGGGTTGGCTGGGGTGTGAGCTGGGTGCCCTACTCGGCCGACTACTCCCGGTTCGTCGCCCCCGGCGTGCCCGGGCGGCGGGTGTTCTGGGCCACCGCACTGGGCATGTACGTGCCCACGGTCTGGCTGGCCGCCCTGGGAGCCTGCCTGGCCAGCGCGGGCAAGGGCGGGGACCCCTCCCACCTGGTGGTCGCCGCCTTCGGCGCGATGGCCCTGCCCGTACTGCTGCTGATCATGCACGGCCCGGTCGCGACCAACATCCTGAACCTGTACTCGTGCGCGCTGGCGGCGCTCAGCATCGGGGTGCGCTTGGCGCGGTGGAAAGTGACGCTGCTGGCGGGCGTGGTGGCCACCGGCGTGCTCCTGGTCTTCATGCAGTCCGATTCCTTCGCCCAGTCCTTCGACCACTGGATGGTGTCGATCCTGGTGTGGATCAGCCCCTGGGCCGGGGTGATGATGACCGAGTTCTTCGTCCTGCGCGAGGGCCGGATAGACGTGGCGTCCCTGTACACGGCAGACGGGCCGCGGTGGCGCGGGCGGGCGCTGGTCGCGCTGGGCACCGGGATCGCGGCGGGCTGGTGCTGGCAGTACGGACTGGTGTCCGCGATGCAGGGGCCGCTCGCCCGTGCGCTGGGCAACACCGACTTCTCCTGGCTGGCCGGCGGGCTGGTCGCCGGCGGCCTGCACTTTCTTCTGGCCCGCCGCGAGGAACGCGCGGCGGGCCGCGCGTCGGCGGTGGCCGGGACCACGCGGTGA